Proteins encoded in a region of the Stigmatella aurantiaca genome:
- a CDS encoding NmrA/HSCARG family protein, giving the protein MESHLSVLVTGATGQQGGAVARHLLDRGHRVVALTRDADSPAAKALHKQGAQLAIGDFDDLNSLEQAARGVTSVYAMATPFERGTETEVRHGAHLVDAARRAGVKHFVYSSVAGADRLTGVPHFDSKHEVEHYLRHSRVPYTILGPTFFMENFTSPMFRHGLSSGILGLGLPPTVGLQMVSVQDLAAFATLVLMDPEEFTGQRIEVASDEVTGQQATDLLSYASGHRLHYQQLPLGFLQEESDDMARMYEWLGRVGYHADILTLRHAFPEVGWHTFEEWARGQDWRFLSEASPSYLEESSTPPTH; this is encoded by the coding sequence ATGGAATCGCATCTTTCAGTTCTGGTGACGGGGGCCACCGGCCAGCAGGGGGGCGCGGTGGCGCGCCATCTCCTGGATCGCGGACACCGCGTCGTGGCCCTCACCCGGGATGCGGACTCGCCCGCCGCGAAGGCCCTGCACAAGCAGGGCGCGCAGCTGGCGATCGGCGACTTCGATGACCTGAACTCCTTGGAGCAGGCAGCCCGGGGCGTCACGTCCGTCTACGCCATGGCCACGCCCTTCGAGCGGGGGACCGAGACCGAGGTACGCCACGGGGCCCACCTGGTGGACGCGGCCCGGCGGGCGGGGGTGAAGCACTTCGTCTACTCGTCCGTGGCCGGCGCGGACCGCCTCACCGGCGTGCCGCACTTCGACAGCAAGCACGAGGTGGAGCACTACCTGCGCCACTCGCGCGTGCCCTACACCATCCTGGGCCCCACCTTCTTCATGGAGAACTTCACGAGCCCGATGTTCCGCCACGGGCTGTCCTCCGGAATCCTGGGCCTGGGGCTGCCGCCCACCGTGGGCCTGCAGATGGTGAGCGTGCAGGACCTGGCCGCCTTCGCCACCCTGGTCCTCATGGACCCCGAGGAGTTCACCGGCCAGCGCATCGAGGTCGCCTCGGACGAGGTGACGGGCCAGCAGGCCACCGACCTGCTCTCGTACGCGAGCGGCCACCGGCTCCACTACCAGCAGCTGCCGCTCGGCTTCCTCCAGGAGGAGAGCGACGACATGGCCCGGATGTACGAGTGGCTGGGCCGGGTGGGCTACCACGCGGACATCCTCACCCTGCGCCACGCGTTTCCGGAGGTAGGGTGGCACACCTTCGAGGAGTGGGCCCGGGGCCAGGACTGGCGCTTCCTGTCCGAGGCGTCACCGTCCTACCTCGAAGAGTCCAGCACTCCCCCCACCCACTGA